The Nocardia sp. NBC_01503 sequence GATCCGACGCAGGCCGCAGGTCTGTGGTACCTGCGGTCCGCATTGGTCGCCCGCACCTATCAGGCGGGCTGAACTACCCGCAATTGCTCACCACCGGTGCGCCATTGAGCCGCGCGTCCAGCCAGGACAGCGCGGCCGGCAGGCCGAGCACCGCCGCGGTCAGATGATCGGGCACCGGCTCCTGCTCCGACCACACCGGCACACCGGCCGCGCAGTAGCGGTGCATGGTGTCCACCACCGCATCGATCGGTATGAGCCCGTCTATCGGCGAATGCCATTCGAACACAGGAATATTCGGCACACCCCGGTACATCTGCAGACTGTTCTCCTCCAGCACCGCGCGGGCCTGCGGATCCTGCGTCATCACGGTGGTCTTGGCGACATCCATCGCGCCCACACCGGCGCCGGCGGCGAGAATATCGTTGGTGCAGCTGTTGGCGAGCTTGTCGCGAATGGCCAGGCCGCGGTCATTGAGTTGCGAGCTGAGCGGGAAGCGGTCCGGGTACTCACGCTCCAACCCCAGACCCGCCGCCATGGCCAGGCCGAAGGCCGGATGGCTGCCCAAACCCATCCCCTCCAGCATCGATACCAGGTTCATCGGCACTCCACCCATGGCCGCGCCCGCCAGATGCAGTTCGGGGGCGTAGGTCGGCGCCAGGGCCGCCGCCCACGCGGTCGCCATACCACCGCCGGAGTAGCCGGCCATGGCGACGGGACTGTGCTGCACCTTCAACTCGGATACGCGCTGGGCCGCGCGAATACCGTCGAGGGTGATCTGACCGCCGAGTTTGGCTGCGCCATAGGCGAAGTGGGGGCCGAGGTGATCGGGGAGCGCCAGACTCCAGCCGCGTTTCAGGACCACATTCCAGGCGGGGGCCTCGCGCACCATCAGATTCGGGTCGTCGGTGTAGAGCACACGCGAGACCGCGCACTGCGCGCCCAGACCGTTGATGATCTGCTGCAGTGACAGCAGCGGCGCGTCGGCGCGCCGATTGCGCGGTGACAGCACCGTGGTGGTGGCCGCGATCGGCTGACCGGTCGAGTTGGTGGACCGGAACTCCACCAGGGTGATGTCGGTATCCGGAAACGCGGCCAGCGCGGGCATGGGCCGCACGGCCAGCACGTCACCGGGTTGATGATCGCCCACATCTGCGGGGGCGGCGTAGAACGGGTCCGGGTCCGCGATCGGGTAGACGGGTCCGGCGGCGGATACCGCCGGGGCGACGGCCAATGCGGCCGCCGTCAATACCGTTGCGCGCAGGCGTATTCGATGCGCGCGGGTGTGTAGTCGAATCCTCATCCGGTGTCTTCCTCTCTCCGGCTGTACCCCAGGATCTCCCGGGCAGCGTAGAGCGGAATCGGGCCGAAAAGCGAGTGCCGGGAAAACCTTCCGACAGGTCACAAAGCCACTCGAAACCTATTGTGAGCACCGGGCATTCCAGTTCCGACATATGACAAGCGGAGTCGTGGCGCACTTGTGAACCTTCCAAGTGCTCGATCGAAGCGTTCTCCCATACAACAGGTTCCACTTACGGTCGGTAGCAGGAACCATCGGATGGGAAGTACCGCAGATGACCAGTACCGAGAGCACATTCAGCCCCGTGAGCAAGCCGGTCTACGACAGCTCCGGCGAGGCGCTCACCCACCGGGTCACCGTCTACCTCGGCGGGCCCGACGACGGCGCCGAACTCGCCATGGAATACGCCGCCACCTGGGCCGAAGCCACCCGATTCACGGCCGCCGCGGTTCGGGCCGGACTCATTGTCACCGTGGACGGTCGCATTCGCGCGGGGCTGCGGCGACTACCTCGGAACGGACTGCGGCACTAGCGCGGTCGCCAGGGTCTGCCAGGCCGGTGCGAGTTGGGCGGTGAAATCCGCCCAACCGTGGATACCGGTGTCCTCGTAGCTGACGGTGGCGGGAATGCCCAAGTCGCTCAGGTGTTTCGCGAACTGCTCGGTGCACAGGCGAGCACCCGCCTCCAGGGCGATACCGCCGCCCGCCTCGCGCAGCGCGGTCACCGGATCGGCGGCCCGGGCCACCTGCGTCAGATCCGGCACATTCGGGATACCGGAGGCGGCCGAGAGGTGAATCACCGTACCGCGCAACGCTTCCGCACCCAGCGTGCTGTCGTGTGTGCGCCAATCCCGGGTACCCGGCGGACCCCACAGATTGACCACATTCCCACCGCGCGAGGCCACGGTGAGCGTGGTGACCGCCGCGCCGGTGTCGTCGACCGTGGAGTAGCAGCCACTCATACCCGCGACCGCCTTGTAGAAGCCCGGATGCCGATGCGCCAGCATCATCGCGCCCTGCGCGCCCATGGAGACGCCCGCGACGGCGCGACGGCCGTTCGAATTCAGATAGGGCTCGATAGCACCGGGCAACTCCGAGGTCAGGAAGGTTTCCCAGCGATTCCAGCCCAGTACGGCATCGGGGCGTTGCCAATCGCTGTACATACTGCCGGTGCCACCGGACGGCAGCACCACGTCGACCGGTTTGTCGGCGAAGAA is a genomic window containing:
- a CDS encoding lipase family protein; the protein is MRIRLHTRAHRIRLRATVLTAAALAVAPAVSAAGPVYPIADPDPFYAAPADVGDHQPGDVLAVRPMPALAAFPDTDITLVEFRSTNSTGQPIAATTTVLSPRNRRADAPLLSLQQIINGLGAQCAVSRVLYTDDPNLMVREAPAWNVVLKRGWSLALPDHLGPHFAYGAAKLGGQITLDGIRAAQRVSELKVQHSPVAMAGYSGGGMATAWAAALAPTYAPELHLAGAAMGGVPMNLVSMLEGMGLGSHPAFGLAMAAGLGLEREYPDRFPLSSQLNDRGLAIRDKLANSCTNDILAAGAGVGAMDVAKTTVMTQDPQARAVLEENSLQMYRGVPNIPVFEWHSPIDGLIPIDAVVDTMHRYCAAGVPVWSEQEPVPDHLTAAVLGLPAALSWLDARLNGAPVVSNCG
- a CDS encoding alpha/beta hydrolase, which encodes MPEGSIGMRKSCTGVALRRMGAGVAVALTLAVGLPGVADDRTPAPAPAPIALQSSVIRVEPIGPRWDRVYVDSAAMGRPVAVDVLHGTGAGPRPTLYLLDGVDAEQVSDWLNKGNAAEFFADKPVDVVLPSGGTGSMYSDWQRPDAVLGWNRWETFLTSELPGAIEPYLNSNGRRAVAGVSMGAQGAMMLAHRHPGFYKAVAGMSGCYSTVDDTGAAVTTLTVASRGGNVVNLWGPPGTRDWRTHDSTLGAEALRGTVIHLSAASGIPNVPDLTQVARAADPVTALREAGGGIALEAGARLCTEQFAKHLSDLGIPATVSYEDTGIHGWADFTAQLAPAWQTLATALVPQSVPR